A single genomic interval of Nitrosopumilaceae archaeon harbors:
- the bcp gene encoding thioredoxin-dependent thiol peroxidase: MLAEGDDVPDFRLKDATGKLVKKSDLKGKKYVVYFYPKDFTPGCTTEAAEFAQDYKKFKNADIDILGISPDDEESHKKFGEKMKVPFILLADTEKDVAKKFGVWGKKQFMGREYMGVNRSTFLVNEKGKIFRVFEKVKPAGHAQEVLEAFKN, encoded by the coding sequence ATGCTTGCAGAGGGTGATGATGTTCCAGATTTTAGATTAAAGGACGCTACTGGAAAGCTAGTTAAAAAATCAGATTTAAAAGGAAAAAAATATGTTGTTTATTTTTATCCAAAGGACTTTACTCCAGGATGCACGACAGAGGCAGCCGAGTTTGCCCAAGACTATAAGAAATTCAAGAATGCAGATATTGATATACTAGGAATAAGTCCAGATGACGAAGAATCTCACAAGAAATTCGGCGAAAAAATGAAGGTGCCATTTATCTTGCTTGCAGATACGGAGAAAGACGTTGCAAAGAAATTCGGCGTATGGGGCAAAAAACAATTCATGGGTCGTGAATACATGGGTGTAAACAGATCAACTTTTTTAGTAAATGAAAAAGGGAAAATTTTCAGAGTCTTTGAAAAAGTAAAACCTGCAGGACATGCACAAGAAGTCCTAGAGGCTTTTAAAAATTAG
- a CDS encoding MIP family channel protein, protein MVNPRAWFAEAIATYALVFFGPLAIILAAVAFGTGLSIQAIVMISLAHGAAIGLMVYTFGHVSGAHINPAVTISMLVTRRIGIKDGIAYIIFQLIGAITAAASLKAILPDLGAKVNFGTQGGPSELLNHSAISGLAVEIILTFFLVTVIFMTAVHKKAPAGMYGLAIGGMIFLIHLVGVPLTGASVNPARTFGPALISGYWDYHWIYWAGPIIGAIIAGLIMNYVFVKKAEQQAA, encoded by the coding sequence ATGGTAAATCCACGTGCATGGTTTGCAGAAGCTATCGCAACGTATGCTTTGGTTTTCTTTGGGCCACTAGCTATCATACTAGCCGCGGTCGCATTTGGGACTGGTCTGTCAATTCAAGCAATAGTTATGATATCTTTGGCACATGGTGCTGCAATTGGTTTGATGGTTTATACATTTGGTCATGTTTCTGGTGCTCACATTAATCCTGCTGTGACAATTTCCATGTTGGTTACAAGAAGAATTGGAATCAAAGATGGCATTGCTTATATTATATTTCAGTTAATTGGTGCAATTACTGCTGCCGCATCACTTAAGGCAATCTTGCCAGATCTTGGTGCCAAGGTAAATTTTGGAACACAAGGTGGACCAAGTGAACTTTTAAACCATAGTGCTATCTCTGGTCTTGCCGTTGAAATTATTTTGACATTCTTCTTGGTTACTGTTATTTTCATGACTGCAGTTCACAAAAAAGCACCTGCAGGAATGTATGGTCTTGCCATTGGTGGCATGATATTTTTGATTCATCTAGTTGGTGTTCCATTGACTGGTGCATCAGTAAATCCTGCAAGAACTTTTGGTCCAGCACTTATTTCGGGATACTGGGATTATCACTGGATTTACTGGGCAGGCCCAATTATTGGTGCAATAATAGCTGGTTTGATAATGAATTATGTCTTTGTAAAAAAGGCAGAACAGCAAGCGGCATAA
- a CDS encoding zinc ribbon domain-containing protein, producing the protein MAISVPIGTEHYMWLKEISEKLDLSLKKTMEHLVSFYYSEIMEGSAEKMQEEKEHSTKGIHDIEITAPSLIYQQRPDTVQVQQQRPSTVQVQQRNVFATTQIRNESPKPTKHTIPPKIVSSNSLLLEKYANTSVENNQTTSKPETITIPLYNPSSHRCSSCGASKNSDAKFCHNCGHSL; encoded by the coding sequence ATGGCTATAAGCGTACCAATAGGCACTGAACACTATATGTGGCTAAAAGAGATTTCTGAGAAGCTTGATCTGAGTCTGAAAAAAACAATGGAGCACCTAGTGTCCTTCTATTATAGTGAGATTATGGAGGGATCAGCTGAAAAAATGCAAGAAGAAAAAGAACATTCTACAAAAGGAATCCACGATATAGAAATAACAGCCCCGTCACTGATTTATCAACAAAGACCAGATACAGTTCAGGTTCAACAACAAAGGCCATCTACAGTCCAAGTTCAACAAAGAAACGTTTTTGCCACTACACAGATCAGAAACGAGTCACCAAAACCAACCAAGCATACAATTCCACCAAAAATTGTTTCATCAAATTCACTTCTGTTGGAAAAATATGCAAATACGTCGGTTGAAAATAACCAAACTACTTCAAAGCCAGAGACTATTACAATACCATTATACAATCCTAGTTCACACAGATGTTCTTCTTGTGGCGCATCAAAAAATTCAGATGCCAAGTTTTGCCATAATTGCGGCCACTCATTATAG
- a CDS encoding SPFH domain-containing protein: MDETGKACRIKNWTRRKGVQDKELSSGYQQYDFVHKFVNQKGSGSHVIIGILILIIGIGIGISYQNETIIYLAIAAGVIVIVSAFLMIIKQYERAIILRLGKYHKQVGPGVQTRLPFADNILVVDVREKVSEFKAERMLTKDNVPVTIDAILRYKIIEQRAKDAILNVENFNNMIQQVSQTTLRNNIGSSLFQDVLSKREEINAHIRTTIESEASNWGVEVTGVEIRQVIIPQELESAMSMQAQAEREKSARVTYGESEVLVAQKFLEAAKVYADNPVAYALRQSNMLYESIKVQGNTIIMVPSESLNSMGFGNLGTTIAYLESTKKAIQNEKSNADKAKQE; the protein is encoded by the coding sequence TTGGATGAGACAGGTAAAGCATGCAGAATCAAGAATTGGACTCGGCGCAAAGGAGTACAAGACAAAGAATTGTCTAGCGGATATCAACAATATGATTTTGTACACAAATTTGTAAATCAAAAAGGATCTGGTTCTCACGTCATAATAGGAATACTAATTCTAATCATTGGCATCGGCATTGGTATTTCCTATCAAAACGAGACAATAATCTATCTTGCAATAGCTGCAGGGGTCATAGTTATTGTTTCAGCATTTCTTATGATAATCAAACAATATGAAAGAGCGATAATACTAAGACTGGGAAAATATCACAAACAGGTCGGTCCTGGTGTTCAAACTAGACTGCCTTTTGCAGACAATATTCTCGTAGTGGATGTCAGAGAAAAAGTAAGCGAGTTCAAAGCAGAAAGGATGCTTACAAAAGATAATGTTCCAGTAACCATCGATGCCATACTTCGTTACAAAATAATTGAACAACGAGCGAAAGATGCCATATTAAATGTCGAGAACTTTAACAATATGATCCAACAGGTTTCTCAGACTACGCTCCGTAATAACATAGGTTCTTCATTATTCCAAGATGTACTTTCAAAAAGGGAAGAAATCAATGCCCATATTAGAACCACAATAGAAAGCGAGGCAAGTAATTGGGGAGTCGAAGTAACAGGTGTTGAGATTCGCCAAGTCATAATACCACAAGAGTTGGAATCTGCAATGTCAATGCAAGCTCAGGCCGAACGTGAAAAAAGTGCTAGAGTGACATATGGAGAGTCCGAAGTTCTGGTTGCACAAAAATTTCTAGAGGCAGCAAAAGTATATGCTGATAATCCTGTTGCATACGCGTTAAGACAATCCAACATGTTGTATGAATCAATCAAGGTACAAGGTAATACCATAATTATGGTGCCATCAGAATCACTTAATTCAATGGGATTTGGAAACTTGGGAACTACCATAGCATATTTAGAAAGTACAAAAAAAGCAATTCAAAATGAAAAATCAAACGCCGACAAAGCAAAACAAGAATAA